Proteins from a genomic interval of Mycobacterium conspicuum:
- a CDS encoding PE family protein: MADLLVEPQALASVAADIEQLGSTITGANAAAESPISGLAPAAADEVSEAIAKLFGAYGRQYQAVARLAAAFHDEFTAALASAGSSYAAAEAGAQALLGDSPLTGNIVAVVMGGSGNPIPDSSYVTGVLNWAKLHYTWNGVDTIFTPENLYPLTGTKSLPLNISVNEGVQILDATIKQQIGAGNSVLVQGYSQSTIIASLEMQNLMNPQLTPNPPAPNQLAFNLLADLMAPNGGLLARFPGLTLPSLGIDFYGATPADTPYTTNIYTIEYDGFADFPQYPLNIFADLNAVAGIVLVHPLYPHLDPSALPPGYSLEQLPTSPDYTGNTNYYMVLNPNLPLIQPLSKIPVIGQPLVDLLQPDLRVLVNLGYGDPNYGYSTGPANLTTPFGLFPHVSPGVIAADLATGAQQGVTAASHDIAAEISGMSVPSIPHSLPTIAPPSTDGFINHLETVTTNVTNAFSQALSTGYGVLLPTADIVNAALISVPAYDVNLFLGGIAQALAGDPMGLVNAIGYPIAATTGLLIVAGGVEGLVVLGAVASIIKDFTDLIP, encoded by the coding sequence ATGGCCGACCTTCTCGTTGAACCGCAAGCGCTGGCGTCGGTTGCCGCGGACATCGAACAGCTCGGGTCGACGATCACCGGCGCCAACGCCGCGGCCGAGAGCCCGATTTCGGGTCTGGCGCCGGCCGCCGCCGACGAGGTGTCGGAGGCCATCGCGAAACTCTTTGGCGCATACGGTCGGCAGTACCAGGCCGTCGCTCGGCTCGCGGCCGCCTTTCACGACGAGTTCACCGCGGCGCTGGCATCGGCCGGAAGCAGCTACGCGGCAGCAGAAGCGGGCGCCCAAGCGCTACTGGGCGACTCACCCCTGACCGGAAATATCGTCGCCGTCGTCATGGGCGGCAGCGGCAACCCGATACCGGATTCGAGCTACGTGACCGGCGTTCTCAACTGGGCCAAGCTGCATTACACCTGGAACGGCGTGGACACCATCTTCACACCCGAGAACCTGTACCCGCTCACCGGCACCAAGAGCCTGCCGCTGAACATCTCGGTGAACGAAGGCGTCCAAATCCTCGACGCCACCATCAAACAACAAATCGGGGCCGGCAATAGCGTTCTGGTGCAAGGCTATTCGCAGAGCACCATCATCGCGTCGCTGGAAATGCAGAACCTGATGAATCCCCAACTCACCCCGAACCCGCCGGCGCCCAACCAACTCGCCTTCAACCTGTTGGCGGATCTCATGGCCCCCAACGGCGGTCTGCTCGCCCGCTTCCCGGGCCTGACGCTGCCGAGCCTGGGTATCGACTTCTACGGGGCGACGCCCGCGGATACCCCGTACACGACCAACATTTACACGATCGAATACGACGGCTTCGCCGACTTCCCGCAATACCCGCTCAATATCTTCGCCGACCTGAACGCCGTCGCGGGCATCGTCCTGGTGCACCCCCTCTACCCGCACCTCGACCCGTCGGCGCTGCCACCCGGCTACTCCCTCGAGCAATTGCCGACATCGCCGGACTACACCGGAAACACCAACTACTACATGGTTCTCAACCCGAACCTGCCGCTGATACAGCCGCTGAGCAAGATCCCGGTGATCGGCCAACCGCTGGTCGATCTGCTGCAGCCGGACCTGCGGGTGCTCGTCAATCTGGGGTACGGCGATCCCAACTATGGCTATTCAACCGGGCCGGCGAATCTCACCACACCGTTCGGGCTCTTCCCGCACGTCAGCCCCGGCGTCATCGCCGCCGATCTCGCCACCGGGGCCCAGCAGGGAGTCACCGCTGCGTCACACGACATCGCGGCCGAGATATCGGGCATGTCGGTACCGAGCATCCCGCACTCGCTGCCGACGATTGCGCCACCGTCGACCGACGGTTTCATCAATCACCTCGAAACGGTGACCACCAACGTCACAAATGCGTTCTCCCAGGCCCTTTCGACCGGTTACGGCGTGCTGCTCCCCACCGCCGACATCGTCAACGCCGCCCTGATCTCGGTGCCCGCCTACGACGTCAACCTCTTCCTCGGCGGGATCGCGCAGGCGCTGGCCGGCGACCCGATGGGGTTAGTCAACGCGATCGGCTACCCGATCGCCGCCACCACCGGCCTGCTGATTGTGGCGGGCGGTGTCGAGGGCTTGGTCGTCTTAGGCGCGGTCGCCTCGATCATCAAAGACTTCACCGACCTGATCCCCTAA
- a CDS encoding tyrosine-protein phosphatase: MTEALQELSGAWNFRDVADGTTGLRPGRLFRSGELSRLDDDGRTTLRRLGVTDVADLRAAREVARRGPGLVPDGVDIHLLPMPDLGEQNDVEPDAEPPHELAFRKAFEAGGPDDSGESPAEVAARYMIDEYRQFPTRNGTQRALRQVVTLLGEGRAVLTHCFAGKDRTGFVIATVLEMIGLDRDAIVADYLRSNDSVSVLRERITESLSQRTDIEVTPEILKFTEARLSDEVLGVRPEYLDTSRRTIDETYGSLDDYLRDAGITATHIDRLRGALLS, from the coding sequence ATGACTGAGGCGCTGCAAGAACTGTCCGGCGCGTGGAACTTTCGCGATGTCGCCGACGGCACCACGGGCCTGCGCCCGGGCCGACTGTTCCGGTCCGGCGAGCTGAGTCGCCTCGACGACGACGGCCGCACGACACTCCGGCGGCTGGGCGTCACCGACGTCGCCGACCTGCGCGCGGCTCGGGAAGTGGCCCGCCGGGGTCCGGGACTGGTTCCCGACGGCGTCGACATCCACCTGCTGCCCATGCCTGACCTTGGGGAGCAGAATGACGTCGAGCCCGACGCCGAACCGCCGCACGAGTTGGCATTTCGCAAGGCTTTCGAAGCCGGCGGGCCGGACGATTCCGGCGAGTCTCCCGCCGAGGTCGCGGCCCGGTACATGATCGACGAATATCGCCAATTCCCAACGCGCAACGGCACACAACGCGCGCTGCGCCAAGTCGTCACCCTGCTCGGGGAAGGGCGCGCGGTGCTCACGCACTGCTTCGCGGGCAAGGACCGCACCGGTTTCGTGATCGCCACCGTGCTGGAGATGATCGGCCTCGATCGCGACGCCATCGTCGCCGACTACCTGCGCAGCAACGACTCGGTATCGGTGCTGCGGGAGCGGATCACCGAGTCGCTCTCGCAACGCACCGACATCGAGGTGACCCCGGAGATCCTGAAGTTCACCGAGGCGCGCCTGTCCGATGAGGTCCTCGGGGTCCGCCCGGAGTACCTGGACACTTCGCGCCGCACCATCGACGAGACGTACGGGTCACTGGACGACTACCTGCGCGACGCCGGCATCACCGCGACTCACATCGACCGACTGCGCGGCGCGCTGCTGTCCTGA
- a CDS encoding acyl-CoA dehydrogenase family protein, giving the protein MSPKAIDYHKRLSDFMTEYVFPAEAEYDKYRHEAGPNDHTVPPIVEELKVKAKAAGLWNLFLPAESGLTNLEYAPLAELTGWSLELAPEALNCAAPDTGNMETLHLFATEEQRKQWLEPLLAGEIRSAFSMTEPAVASSDARNIETSIVRDGGDYVINGRKWWTSGAADPRCKILIVMGRTNPDAASHQQQSMVLVPTDTPGVNIVRSTTVFGYQDQPGHCEIIYDNVRVPATNLLGEEGGGFAIAQARLGPGRIHHCMRALGGSERALALMVHRVQNRVAFGRPLSEQGVVREAIAKSRNEIDQARLLCEKAAWTIDQHGNKAAHTLVSQIKAVAPQVACNVIDRAIQVHGAAGVSEDTALARMYAWHRAMRLFDGPDEVHMRTIARSEIGREQSALAAAVTAHD; this is encoded by the coding sequence ATGTCGCCCAAGGCCATCGACTACCACAAGCGGCTGTCCGACTTCATGACCGAGTACGTCTTCCCGGCCGAGGCCGAATACGACAAATACCGCCACGAGGCCGGCCCGAACGACCACACCGTTCCGCCGATCGTCGAGGAGCTGAAGGTCAAGGCCAAGGCGGCGGGCCTGTGGAACCTGTTCCTGCCGGCCGAGTCGGGCCTGACCAACCTCGAATACGCGCCGCTGGCCGAGCTCACCGGCTGGAGCCTGGAGCTGGCGCCGGAGGCGCTCAACTGCGCGGCGCCCGACACCGGCAACATGGAGACCCTGCACCTGTTCGCCACCGAGGAGCAGCGCAAGCAGTGGCTCGAGCCGCTGCTGGCCGGCGAGATCCGCAGCGCCTTCTCGATGACCGAGCCGGCGGTGGCCAGCAGCGACGCCCGCAACATCGAAACCTCCATCGTGCGCGACGGCGGCGACTATGTGATCAACGGCCGCAAATGGTGGACCTCCGGGGCGGCGGACCCGCGGTGCAAGATCCTCATCGTGATGGGCCGCACCAACCCCGACGCGGCCAGCCACCAACAGCAGTCGATGGTCCTGGTGCCGACCGATACGCCGGGCGTGAACATCGTCCGCTCGACGACGGTCTTCGGCTACCAGGACCAGCCCGGGCACTGCGAGATCATCTACGACAACGTCCGGGTGCCGGCCACCAATCTGCTCGGCGAGGAGGGCGGCGGCTTCGCGATCGCGCAGGCCCGGCTGGGGCCGGGCCGCATCCACCACTGCATGCGCGCCCTCGGCGGCTCCGAACGGGCCCTCGCGCTCATGGTGCACCGGGTCCAGAATCGGGTGGCGTTCGGCCGCCCGCTGTCCGAACAGGGCGTGGTGCGGGAGGCAATTGCCAAGTCCCGCAACGAAATCGACCAGGCCAGGCTGTTGTGCGAGAAGGCGGCGTGGACGATCGACCAGCACGGCAACAAGGCGGCGCACACGCTGGTCTCGCAGATCAAGGCGGTGGCCCCCCAGGTGGCGTGCAACGTGATCGACCGCGCCATCCAGGTGCACGGCGCCGCCGGCGTCAGCGAGGACACCGCGCTGGCCCGGATGTACGCCTGGCACCGCGCCATGCGGCTCTTCGACGGACCCGACGAGGTGCACATGCGCACCATCGCGCGCTCGGAGATCGGCCGAGAGCAGTCCGCCCTCGCCGCGGCGGTCACCGCTCATGACTGA
- a CDS encoding nuclear transport factor 2 family protein, producing MTESLPPFPPFTLETALQKVQAAEDAWNTRDPERVSRAYTIDSQWRNRGEHIVGRDEIVAFLTRKWQRELDYSLRKGLWSFDGNRIAVRFQYECHDADGQWYRSYGNELWEFAPSGLMARREASINDVPIAESERRYFGPRPTSEHGQDFPLW from the coding sequence ATGACCGAGTCGCTGCCGCCGTTCCCGCCGTTCACCCTCGAAACCGCGCTGCAGAAGGTTCAGGCCGCGGAGGACGCCTGGAACACCCGCGACCCGGAACGGGTCAGCCGCGCGTACACGATCGACTCGCAGTGGCGAAACCGCGGCGAGCACATCGTCGGCCGCGACGAGATCGTCGCGTTCCTGACCCGCAAGTGGCAGCGCGAGCTGGACTATTCACTGCGCAAGGGCCTGTGGAGCTTCGACGGCAACCGCATCGCGGTGCGATTCCAATACGAGTGCCACGACGCTGACGGGCAGTGGTATCGCAGCTACGGCAACGAGCTCTGGGAATTCGCGCCGTCGGGTTTGATGGCGCGCCGCGAGGCCAGCATCAACGACGTCCCGATCGCCGAATCCGAGCGTCGCTATTTCGGGCCTCGCCCGACGTCGGAGCACGGCCAAGATTTCCCGCTCTGGTAG
- a CDS encoding Re/Si-specific NAD(P)(+) transhydrogenase subunit alpha — MTEPQTVPVKVGVVAESGTDERRVALVPKAVASLVNSGVAVVVEAGAGEGALLPDHLYTEAGATIGDAWAADVVVKVAPPTKDEVARLHRGQTLIGFLAPRNVDNSIDALKQAGVQAFALEAIPRISRAQAMDALSSQGNVSGYKAVLLAASEATRFFPMLTTAAGTVKPATVLVLGVGVAGLQALATAKRLGARTTGYDVRPEVADQVRSVGAQWLDVGIEAAGEGGYARELTDDERAQQQKALEDAIAGFDVVITTALVPGRPAPRLVTAAAVEAMKPGSVVVDLAGETGGNCELTEPGQTVVRHDVTIASPLNLPATMPEHASELYSKNITALLDLLIKDGKLAPDFDDEVIAESCVTRGKDS, encoded by the coding sequence ATGACAGAACCGCAGACGGTGCCGGTCAAGGTCGGCGTGGTCGCCGAGTCCGGGACCGACGAGCGGCGCGTCGCGCTGGTTCCCAAGGCGGTGGCGTCGCTGGTCAACAGTGGTGTGGCCGTCGTGGTCGAGGCCGGCGCCGGCGAGGGGGCGCTGCTTCCCGACCACCTCTATACCGAGGCCGGCGCCACCATCGGCGACGCCTGGGCCGCCGACGTCGTCGTCAAGGTCGCACCGCCGACCAAAGATGAGGTGGCCCGGTTGCACCGCGGGCAGACGCTGATCGGCTTCCTCGCGCCCCGCAACGTCGACAACTCCATCGACGCGCTCAAGCAGGCCGGTGTGCAGGCGTTCGCGCTGGAAGCCATCCCGCGGATCTCGCGGGCGCAGGCGATGGACGCGCTGTCGTCGCAGGGCAACGTGTCCGGCTACAAGGCCGTGCTGCTGGCCGCCTCGGAGGCGACCCGGTTTTTCCCGATGCTGACGACGGCCGCCGGAACGGTGAAGCCGGCGACGGTGCTGGTGCTCGGCGTCGGCGTGGCCGGCCTGCAGGCGCTGGCCACGGCCAAGCGCCTGGGCGCGCGCACCACCGGCTACGACGTGCGGCCCGAGGTGGCCGACCAGGTCCGTTCGGTGGGGGCGCAGTGGCTCGATGTCGGCATCGAGGCGGCCGGCGAAGGCGGCTATGCCCGCGAACTCACCGACGACGAGCGCGCGCAGCAGCAGAAGGCGCTGGAAGACGCGATCGCCGGGTTCGACGTGGTGATCACCACCGCGCTGGTGCCGGGTCGTCCGGCGCCGCGGCTGGTGACCGCCGCGGCGGTGGAGGCGATGAAGCCGGGCAGCGTGGTGGTCGACCTCGCCGGGGAGACCGGCGGTAACTGCGAGCTCACCGAGCCGGGGCAGACCGTGGTGCGCCACGACGTCACCATCGCGTCGCCGCTGAACCTGCCCGCCACCATGCCCGAGCACGCCAGCGAGCTGTACAGCAAGAACATCACCGCGCTGCTGGATCTGTTGATCAAGGACGGCAAGCTGGCGCCGGACTTTGACGACGAAGTCATCGCAGAGTCGTGCGTGACTCGCGGGAAGGACTCCTAG
- a CDS encoding NAD(P) transhydrogenase subunit alpha: MYDELLANLAILVLSGFVGFAVISKVPNTLHTPLMSGTNAIHGIVVLGALVVFGSVEHPSLAVQIILFVAVVFGTLNVIGGFIVTDRMLGMFKGKKTPVKTEESAAK, encoded by the coding sequence ATGTACGACGAACTGTTGGCCAACCTGGCGATCCTGGTGCTGTCCGGGTTCGTCGGCTTCGCCGTGATCTCCAAGGTGCCCAACACCCTGCACACCCCGCTGATGTCGGGGACCAACGCCATCCACGGCATCGTCGTGCTGGGCGCCCTGGTGGTGTTCGGTTCGGTCGAGCATCCGTCGCTGGCGGTGCAGATCATCCTGTTCGTCGCGGTGGTGTTCGGCACGCTGAACGTGATCGGCGGCTTCATCGTCACCGACCGGATGCTGGGCATGTTCAAGGGCAAGAAGACGCCCGTCAAGACCGAGGAGTCGGCCGCCAAATGA
- a CDS encoding NAD(P)(+) transhydrogenase (Re/Si-specific) subunit beta has protein sequence MNYLVIGLYILSFALFIYGLMGLTGPKTAVRGNLIAAVGMALAVTATLIKIRHTESWVLIIVGLVVGVVLGVPPARYTKMTAMPQLVAFFNGVGGGTVALIALAEFIETKGFSAFQHGESPTAHIVVASLFAAIIGSISFWGSIIAFGKLQEIISGSPIGVGRLQQPLNLLLLIGAIAAAVVVGIHAQPGSGGASLWWMIGLLVAAGVLGLMVVLPIGGADMPVVISLLNAMTGLSAAAAGLALNNTAMIVAGMIVGASGSILTNLMAKAMNRSIPAIVAGGFGGGGVAPSGDGGGDKHVKSTSAADAAIQMAYANQVIVVPGYGLAVAQAQHAVKDMASLLEDKGVAVKYAIHPVAGRMPGHMNVLLAEAEVDYDAMKDMDDINDEFGRTDVAIVIGANDVTNPAARNDASSPIYGMPILNVDKAKSVIVLKRSMNSGFAGIDNPLFYGEGTTMLFGDAKKSVTEVAEELKAL, from the coding sequence ATGAACTACCTGGTGATCGGCCTCTACATCCTTTCCTTCGCGCTGTTCATCTACGGCCTGATGGGCCTGACCGGGCCCAAGACCGCGGTGCGGGGCAACCTGATCGCCGCGGTCGGCATGGCGCTGGCGGTGACGGCGACCCTGATCAAGATCCGGCACACCGAGTCGTGGGTGCTGATCATCGTCGGCCTGGTGGTGGGCGTGGTGCTCGGTGTGCCGCCGGCCCGCTACACCAAGATGACCGCGATGCCGCAGCTGGTGGCGTTCTTCAACGGCGTCGGCGGCGGCACCGTCGCGCTGATCGCGCTTGCGGAATTCATTGAGACCAAGGGCTTTTCGGCGTTCCAGCACGGCGAGTCGCCGACCGCGCACATCGTGGTGGCGTCGTTGTTCGCCGCGATCATCGGGTCGATCTCGTTCTGGGGGTCGATCATCGCCTTCGGCAAGCTGCAGGAGATCATCTCCGGATCGCCGATCGGCGTCGGCAGGCTGCAGCAGCCGCTCAACCTGCTGCTGCTCATCGGAGCCATCGCCGCCGCGGTGGTGGTCGGCATCCACGCCCAGCCGGGCAGCGGCGGGGCATCGCTGTGGTGGATGATCGGGCTGCTGGTCGCCGCCGGGGTGCTCGGGCTGATGGTGGTGCTGCCGATCGGCGGCGCCGACATGCCGGTGGTCATCTCGCTGCTCAACGCGATGACCGGGCTGTCGGCGGCGGCGGCGGGGTTGGCTCTGAACAACACCGCGATGATCGTGGCGGGCATGATCGTCGGCGCGTCCGGTTCGATCCTGACCAACCTGATGGCCAAGGCGATGAACCGCTCCATCCCGGCGATCGTCGCCGGCGGTTTCGGCGGCGGCGGGGTGGCACCCAGCGGCGATGGCGGCGGCGACAAGCACGTCAAGTCCACCTCGGCCGCCGACGCCGCGATCCAGATGGCCTACGCCAACCAGGTGATCGTGGTCCCGGGGTATGGGCTGGCCGTCGCGCAGGCCCAGCATGCCGTCAAGGACATGGCGTCGCTGCTGGAGGACAAGGGCGTCGCGGTGAAGTACGCGATCCACCCGGTCGCCGGCCGCATGCCCGGGCACATGAACGTGCTGCTGGCCGAGGCCGAGGTCGACTACGACGCGATGAAGGACATGGACGACATCAACGACGAGTTCGGCCGCACCGACGTCGCGATCGTCATCGGCGCCAACGACGTCACCAACCCGGCCGCGCGCAACGACGCGTCCAGCCCGATCTACGGGATGCCGATCCTCAACGTGGACAAGGCCAAGTCGGTGATCGTGCTCAAGCGGTCGATGAATTCCGGGTTCGCGGGCATCGACAACCCGCTGTTCTACGGCGAGGGCACCACGATGCTGTTCGGCGATGCGAAGAAGTCGGTGACCGAGGTCGCCGAGGAGCTGAAGGCGCTTTAG
- a CDS encoding TetR/AcrR family transcriptional regulator, with product MTASQREPEMPSENGLSRREELLAVATKLFAARGYHGTRMDDVADVIGLNKATVYHYYASKSLILFDIYRQAAEGTLAAVHDDPSWTAREALYQYTVRLLTGIAGDPERAAVYFQEQPYITEWFTAEQVAEVREKEAQVYHHVHGLIDRGIASGEFYQCDSHVLALGYIGMTLGSYRWLRPSGRRTAKEIAAEFSTALLRGLIRDESIRTTAPLGP from the coding sequence ATGACCGCTTCGCAGAGGGAACCAGAGATGCCATCCGAGAACGGGCTTTCGCGCCGTGAGGAGTTGCTGGCCGTCGCCACCAAGCTGTTCGCCGCGCGCGGCTATCACGGCACCCGGATGGACGACGTCGCCGATGTGATCGGGCTGAACAAGGCGACGGTGTATCACTACTACGCGAGCAAGTCGCTGATTCTGTTCGACATTTACCGCCAGGCCGCCGAGGGCACGTTGGCCGCCGTGCACGACGACCCGTCGTGGACCGCGCGCGAGGCGCTCTACCAGTACACGGTCCGGTTGCTCACCGGAATTGCGGGCGACCCGGAGCGGGCCGCGGTGTACTTCCAGGAACAGCCGTACATCACCGAGTGGTTCACCGCCGAGCAGGTCGCCGAGGTCCGCGAGAAAGAGGCTCAGGTCTACCACCACGTGCATGGCCTCATCGACCGGGGCATCGCGAGTGGCGAGTTCTACCAATGCGATTCGCACGTCTTGGCGCTCGGCTACATCGGGATGACGCTGGGCAGCTACCGATGGCTGCGGCCCAGCGGGCGGCGCACGGCCAAGGAAATCGCCGCCGAGTTCAGCACCGCGCTGCTGCGCGGCCTGATCCGCGACGAGTCCATCCGGACCACCGCCCCGCTCGGACCCTAG
- a CDS encoding PE family protein, protein MAYLVTAPELLAAVAADLGKIRSALTDVNANTAGPTTALVAAAKDEVSEAIAKLFGGYGQQYHALLSKAAAFHDEFATALATAGSTYANAEATNAALVEGPQAQQVVALIMGGTWNPLPGPVYLNNVNLSYILPHFPGAIPLAQLTPEQFWPVAGTGETFGTSIAQGVSLLNKGIAHQINDLGNNVVVFGYSQSATVATDEIRNLMAAGSPYQGHLSFVLAADPNNPNGGILERFTGFDIPFLNVHFNGATPPNSPYPTSIYTIQYDGIADAPQYPLNLVSDLNAFLGYFVLHSSYPFLTPDQVAGAVQLATSPGYTGNTTYYMVMTQNLPLIQFIRDIPYAGPPIADIFQPDLRVLVDLGYGDIGPGGGYANLPTPASLLSVPNLPVVAYDLAKGAVQGPWSAVVDIVVESGYTPATAWYPDSYPYLPSPDPHLHIYLGQPNTTGLSRALTGIGDIFSKIPVFS, encoded by the coding sequence ATGGCGTATCTGGTAACTGCCCCAGAGCTATTGGCGGCGGTCGCCGCCGATCTGGGCAAGATCCGATCGGCGCTCACCGACGTCAACGCAAACACGGCCGGCCCCACCACCGCGTTGGTGGCGGCCGCCAAAGACGAGGTGTCGGAGGCCATCGCCAAACTGTTCGGCGGATACGGCCAGCAGTACCACGCGCTGCTCAGCAAGGCGGCGGCCTTCCACGACGAGTTCGCCACGGCGCTGGCGACCGCGGGCAGCACCTACGCCAACGCCGAGGCGACCAACGCCGCCCTGGTGGAAGGTCCGCAGGCGCAGCAAGTGGTGGCGTTGATCATGGGCGGCACCTGGAATCCGCTGCCCGGCCCGGTCTACCTGAACAATGTCAACCTCTCGTACATCCTCCCGCACTTCCCCGGCGCCATTCCGCTGGCCCAACTCACGCCCGAACAGTTCTGGCCGGTCGCCGGCACCGGCGAAACGTTCGGCACGTCCATCGCGCAGGGCGTCAGCCTGCTGAACAAGGGCATCGCCCACCAGATCAACGACCTGGGCAACAACGTCGTCGTGTTCGGCTACTCGCAGAGCGCCACCGTCGCCACCGACGAAATACGAAACCTCATGGCCGCGGGATCGCCCTACCAGGGCCACCTGTCCTTCGTCCTGGCCGCCGACCCGAACAACCCCAACGGCGGCATCCTGGAACGCTTCACCGGCTTCGACATCCCGTTCCTGAACGTGCATTTCAACGGCGCGACCCCGCCGAATTCCCCCTACCCGACCAGCATCTACACCATCCAGTACGACGGCATCGCCGACGCGCCCCAATACCCGCTCAACCTGGTGTCCGACCTCAACGCGTTCCTGGGCTACTTCGTGTTGCACAGCAGCTACCCGTTCCTGACTCCCGATCAGGTTGCCGGCGCGGTGCAGTTGGCGACCTCGCCCGGCTACACCGGCAACACCACGTACTACATGGTGATGACCCAGAACCTGCCGTTGATCCAATTCATTCGGGACATCCCCTACGCGGGTCCCCCGATCGCGGACATCTTCCAGCCCGACCTGCGGGTGCTCGTCGACCTGGGCTACGGCGACATCGGGCCCGGCGGCGGCTACGCGAACCTGCCGACCCCGGCCTCGCTGCTCTCGGTGCCCAACCTGCCCGTCGTCGCCTACGACCTGGCCAAGGGCGCCGTGCAGGGTCCGTGGTCGGCCGTGGTGGACATCGTGGTCGAATCCGGCTACACGCCGGCCACGGCGTGGTATCCCGACTCCTACCCGTACCTGCCGTCTCCCGATCCGCACCTGCACATCTATTTGGGCCAGCCCAACACCACCGGGCTGTCCAGGGCGTTAACCGGAATCGGTGACATCTTCAGCAAGATCCCGGTGTTCTCGTAG
- a CDS encoding NAD(P)H-dependent amine dehydrogenase family protein encodes MAIRVAHVGTGNVGGLALTELITNPAFELTGVCVSTPEKVGRDAGALCGVGLDASTVTGITAVGDLDALLATKPDCVVYCAMGDTRLPDAMADVMKILAAGINVVGSSPGLLQYPWGVMPEKYISRVEDAARQGNSSIFISGVDPGFANDLIPFALAGTCQRIEQVRCMEIHDYASYNGAEVMYYMGFARPMDEIPMLLQPGVLSIAWGTAIRQLAAGLGIEVDEIKESYQREPAPEDFDIAIGHVAKGTLAVLQFEICGMVKGHPAIVIEHVTRLRPDLRPDLPQPASGDGSYRVEITGEPSYAVDIIPSSRKGDHNHAAIAGAAGRIVNAIPAVIAAPPGIRTTLDLPLVTGKGLYAPKALVAQ; translated from the coding sequence ATGGCGATCCGCGTCGCGCACGTCGGCACCGGGAACGTCGGCGGGCTGGCCCTGACCGAACTCATCACCAATCCGGCGTTCGAATTGACCGGGGTGTGCGTGTCGACGCCGGAGAAGGTGGGTCGCGACGCCGGCGCGCTGTGCGGCGTGGGGCTGGACGCCTCGACGGTCACCGGTATCACGGCCGTCGGCGACCTCGACGCGCTGTTGGCCACCAAGCCCGACTGCGTCGTCTACTGCGCCATGGGCGACACCCGGCTGCCCGACGCGATGGCCGACGTCATGAAGATCCTCGCCGCCGGCATCAACGTGGTCGGATCGTCGCCCGGACTGCTGCAATATCCGTGGGGCGTCATGCCGGAGAAGTACATCTCGCGCGTGGAAGATGCTGCCCGGCAAGGCAATTCGAGCATCTTCATCAGCGGTGTGGACCCGGGCTTCGCCAACGACCTGATTCCGTTCGCCCTGGCCGGGACCTGTCAGCGCATCGAACAGGTGCGCTGCATGGAGATTCACGATTACGCGTCCTACAACGGCGCGGAGGTCATGTACTACATGGGGTTCGCCCGGCCCATGGACGAGATTCCGATGCTGCTGCAGCCGGGCGTTTTGAGCATCGCGTGGGGCACGGCGATCCGTCAGCTGGCGGCCGGGCTCGGCATCGAGGTCGACGAGATCAAGGAGTCCTACCAGCGCGAGCCGGCGCCGGAAGACTTCGACATCGCGATCGGACACGTGGCCAAGGGCACGCTGGCCGTGCTGCAGTTCGAGATCTGCGGCATGGTCAAGGGCCATCCCGCGATCGTCATCGAACACGTCACCCGGCTGCGGCCCGACCTGCGGCCCGACCTGCCGCAGCCCGCCTCGGGCGACGGGTCGTATCGCGTCGAGATCACCGGCGAGCCGTCCTATGCGGTCGACATCATTCCCAGCAGCCGCAAGGGCGACCACAACCACGCCGCGATCGCCGGCGCCGCCGGCCGCATCGTCAACGCCATCCCGGCGGTGATCGCCGCGCCGCCGGGGATCCGGACCACGCTGGACCTGCCGCTGGTCACGGGCAAGGGCCTGTATGCGCCAAAAGCCTTGGTGGCTCAATAA